In Asterias rubens chromosome 10, eAstRub1.3, whole genome shotgun sequence, the following proteins share a genomic window:
- the LOC117295975 gene encoding nucleolar protein 6-like: MAKTAPAESAWTPPLKKAKLSKGQLYKPPTNEELNSLKETENLYQSNLFRLQMGELIGEIQLKEKRKKLITKTLQELNNILTSLPSQEVAEISDLRSWLPKDLQTPITWERTQVKGRMSFQKPASVKVVGSFLLDTLTRPDLNIDLALEMPQSCRQPKDYLNFRYHHKRALYCAYLANQLRGQALVEEVSYCWKDGDQMRPIVLLKLAGKSSGNIRVKLHPCLPDDSFKMSRLFPTKSNIRKQWYSGDEDTEETFPANPAYNNAILADMYMEKHLHCLYNTALDFPGFKDGILLLKVWLHQRQLDKGGGAFSGFIASMLVAYLVSKRTVNKLMSGYQVFRNTVQFIAHSDWTTKGISLNADPATEELPSIADFHQCFDVVFLDPSGSLNLCANMNKATFKQVHHEAKLAERYLNTKAINSFDCLFMMEVPFVRTFDHLFHLKDLSQFKTSCRCFKELDDALMDRGDNYVTTCLPKLLTLLQRGLGSRVDLVAVKLQPDQQWSTSSPPPKPEDSGPLIFGLLLNMEYANSVLERGPEANTPEAEEFQKFWGKLSELRRFQDGSICEAVVWPGQTMAEKRLICCHVIKHLFSTHAGISPDTLIYIGGQLNPILQQSASSKPHATTQSTPKDRQDPHPGVGSTGEEDNVALIQSYNDFTKDLRSLKDFPLVMTSIQGISPALRYTEVFPAGPVNVKRTSPLTRVNGYVQVPVFNQPCPEWVPAIKVICHLEGSGKWPDGLEAIQRIKAAFHIRLAEMLHKQHGLVTSATPKYLDALKGGYVFRVEVAHRREVGLLKETIAPDGMKILRDNPQSVELEKRTVMLPRLTSTLHGIHQQHPAFSGAVRLAKRWVCAHLLSNHVPEECIDLLVAYLFIQPAPYTVPCSPSVGLVRFLHLLVRQDWKESPLIINLNGEMKGSDYEEIRQHFIEHRSELPDVFLSTPTDRLNSVWTQKQPTAQILQRLLVLAKESLKLLMSQMMVTDATVDFKQIFRPPVDLYDVVIHLRPKLVPRRGESIDGMKTQGQRSATEKKVTQEVKQLPVIDFDPVTLYLQELEIAYGDTALFFYDHHGGDYITVLWNPTAFKPQAFKVLQAKAKMPQQGAASGTKEPLMVPNVEAIIEDFQTLGQGLVQSVEVRTEKWVI, translated from the exons ATGGCCAAGACGGCGCCTGCCGAGTCCGCTTGGACACCTCCTCTTAAGAAAGCTAAGTTGAGTAAAGGTCAGTTGTACAAACCACCGACTAACGAGGAACTGAATAGCTTAAAGGAAACAGAGAATCTCTACCAGTCCAATCTCTTCCGTTTGCAG ATGGGAGAGCTGATTGGTGAGATCCAACTTAAGGAAAAGCGCAAGAAACTCATTACGAAGACGCTCCAGGAGCTCAATAACATTCTTACAAGTCTGCCGTCACAAGAAGTAGCTGAG ATTTCAGATTTACGGAGTTGGCTCCCAAAAGACCTTCAAACGCCAATCACTTGGGAGAGAACACAGGTCAAGGGTCGTATGTCTTTCCAAAAGCCAGCGTCGGTGAAAGTAGTAGGAAGCTTCTTGTTAGACACGCTGACCCGACCTGACCTCAACATTGACCTAGCCTTGGAAATGCCACAG TCTTGTAGACAGCCCAAAGACTACCTGAATTTCCGGTACCACCACAAGAGGGCACTCTACTGTGCTTACCTAGCCAATCAGCTGAGAGGTCAAGCTTTGGTGGAAGAGGTCAGCTATTGCTGGAAGGATGGTGATCAGATGAGGCCGATAGTTTTACTGAAACTTGCCG GGAAGAGCAGCGGAAACATCCGTGTGAAGCTTCACCCGTGCCTCCCAGACGATAGCTTCAAGATGTCTCGTTTATTTCCCACTAAGAGTAACATCCGCAAGCAATGGTACTCCGGGGATGAAGATACAGAAG AGACTTTCCCAGCCAACCCAGCGTACAACAACGCCATCTTGGCCGACATGTACATGGAGAAACATCTACACTGTCTGTACAATACTGCCCTGGACTTCCCCGGGTTCAAGGATGGCATACTACTCCTCAAGGTCTGGCTCCATCAGAGACAACTTGATAAG GGTGGTGGAGCATTCAGTGGCTTCATTGCGTCAATGCTAGTTGCCTACCTGGTGTCTAAACGTACTGTCAACAAGCTCATGAGTGGCTACCAAGTATTTAGGAACACTGTACAATTCATAG CCCACAGTGATTGGACAACAAAGGGGATCTCTCTGAATGCTGACCCAGCCACTGAAGAACTACCCAGTATTGCAGACTTCCATCAGTGTTTTGATGTCGTATTCTTGGACCCATCAGGCTCCCTCAATCTCTGTGCAAACATGAACAAGGCAACTTTCAAACAG GTACATCATGAAGCTAAGCTAGCTGAGCGCTACCTGAATACAAAGGCTATTAATAGCTTTGACTGTCTCTTCATGATGGAGGTGCCCTTTGTCAGGACATTTGATCATCTCTTCCA CTTGAAGGATCTGAGCCAATTCAAGACGTCTTGCCGGTGTTTCAAGGAGTTGGATGATGCCTTGATGGATCGAGGAGATAACTACGTGACGACATGCTTACCGAAACTTCTCACCCTGCTGCAGCGAGGTCTTGGAAGCAGAGTGGATTTAGTGGCAGTCAAACTCCAGCCTGACCAACAG tGGAGTACATCAAGCCCACCTCCAAAGCCTGAGGACTCGGGACCTTTGATCTTTGGTCTACTACTAAACATGGAGTATGCAAACAGTGTGCTGGAGAGAGGACCAGAGGCTAACACACCGGAG GCGGAGGAGTTTCAGAAGTTTTGGGGGAAGCTTTCTGAGTTGCGTCGATTCCAGGATGGGTCAATCTGTGAGGCAGTCGTATGGCCAGGTCAAACAATGGCTGAGAAACGTTTAATCTGTTGTCATGTCATCAAACATCTATTCAGCAC TCACGCCGGCATATCACCAGATACTTTAATCTACATTGGCGGACAGTTGAACCCTATCCTTCAACAATCTGCATCAAGCAAACCCCACGCCACAACCCAGAGCACGCCCAAGGACAGACAGGATCCCCACCCAGGGGTTGGTAGCACTGGTGAGGAGGATAACGTAGCATTGATACAGAGCTATAATGACTTCACCAAGGACCTTAGGAGTCTAAAGGACTTCCCCTTAGTGATGACATCAATTCAAGGGATTTCCCCTGCACTCAGATACACAGAG GTGTTTCCAGCTGGTCCAGTTAATGTGAAGAGGACTTCCCCTCTTACTAGAGTCAATGGTTACGTACAGGTGCCAGTCTTCAATCAGCCATGCCCTGAGTGGGTCCCTGCCATTAAAG TAATCTGTCATCTGGAAGGAAGTGGAAAGTGGCCAGACGGTCTTGAGGCCATACAGAGGATCAAAGCAGCGTTTCACATCAGGCTAGCTGAGATGCTTCATAAACAACATGGACTAGTCACCTCGGCCACACCAAAATACCTGGATGCTCTGAAG GGCGGTTACGTCTTCCGAGTAGAGGTTGCTCACAGACGAGAAGTCGGTTTACTGAAGGAGACCATTGCCCCTGATGGAATGAAGATACTACGTGATAACCCGCAATCTGTCGAACTGGAGAAACGAACTGTAATGCTACCAAGACTCACAAGTACACTGCACGG AATTCATCAGCAGCACCCAGCCTTTAGTGGAGCCGTCCGTCTAGCCAAGCGTTGGGTCTGTGCTCATCTCCTTTCCAACCATGTCCCTGAAGAGTGCATTGACCTCTTAGTGGCTTATCTATTCATCCAGCCGGCTCCATACACTGTACCTTG ttCACCCTCGGTTGGATTAGTAAGATTTCTTCATCTCTTGGTCCGTCAAGATTGGAAAGAATCTCCGCTAATTATCAATCTCAATGGTGAGATGAAAG GTTCTGACTATGAAGAAATCCGACAGCATTTCATTGAGCACAGAAGTGAACTTCCCGATGTCTTCCTTTCCACACCGACCGATAGGCTCAACTCTGTATGGACACAGAAACAACCCACAGCTCAG aTCTTACAGAGGTTACTTGTTTTAGCCAAAGAGTCTCTGAAACTTCTTATGTCTCAGATGATGGTGACGGATGCAACAGTGGACTTTAAG CAAATCTTCCGGCCACCTGTTGACCTCTACGACGTCGTTATTCATCTCCGGCCCAAACTGGTTCCCAGACGAGGGGAGAGCATTGATGGGATGAAAACACAAGGTCAGAGGTCAGCGACTGAGAAGAAGGTCACCCAAGAGGTCAAGCAGCTTCCTGTTATAGATTTTGATCCTGTTACGTTGTACCTTCAGGAATTGGAG ATTGCTTACGGTGACACAGCTTTGTTTTTCTACGATCACCATGGCGGCGATTACATCACTGTTTTATGGAATCCTACAGCCTTCAAACCTCAAGCTTTTAAG GTTCTTCAGGCGAAAGCTAAGATGCCCCAGCAAGGGGCTGCATCAGGAACCAAGGAGCCCCTGATGGTCCCTAATGTAGAAGCCATCATTGAAGACTTTCAGACTCTAGGGCAGGGCCTGGTTCAATCCGTGGAAGTACGCACCGAGAAATGGGTCATATGA